The window AGCCGGTGGCCGCCGCCCGCGGGTGTCAGGGTGTCGCTGCCCGCGTAGAAGTGCAGTTCGCGCGGGGAGGCGAGTCCCTCGGCGCCGATCGTCCCGCTGATCGCGTAGGGCAGGCGGGGCCGGAGCAGGCGGCCTTCGGGGGATGCCAGGAGTTCCTTCAGGGCGGGGGAGACGACCATCGTCCCGGGGGCGGGGAAGTGCCGGACTCCGGGCGGCAGTACCGGCTGTGAGCCTTCCGCGCGCATGAGGTGGCCCCCCACCTCGCGGCCGCGGTACTCGGTCGTGGCGTCGGCGCGCAGGACGGTGGAGTCCGTCCTGGGGACCGTCGCGTTGCGGGACACCGCGACCTCGCGGCGGGCCCCGTCGCGGGCGGCCCGCTGTTCCAGGAGGTGGGGGACCGACGAGGCGGCCAGGAGCAGTGCCACCCCGAGTCCGACTCCGAGCGCGGTGAGCGTGGTCCGGATCCAGCCCTCGCGCCCTCCGGCGGCGGCGAAGCGGATGCCGAGGCCGAGGTCGCGCAGCGGGCTCATACCGCGTGCTCCGCGTCGCGGCACCGGCCGTCGCGTACGACGATGTCGCGGTCGGAGTAGGCGGCGACGCGGGCCTCGTGCGTGACGATCACGACGGCCGTGTTCGCGGTCCTGGCGGATTCGGTGAGCAGGCGCATGACCCGCTCGCCGTTGAGCGAGTCCAGCGCGCCCGTGGGCTCGTCGGCGAAGACCACCTTGGGGGAGGCCACCAGGGCGCGGGCCACCGCGACGCGCTGGCCCTGCCCGCCGGACACCTCGCCCGGGCGCTGGGAGGCGAGGTCGTCGACCTCCAGGTGTTCCATCCACTGCCGGGCGGTGCGTTCGGCGTCCTTGCGCCTGGTCCCGTCGAGACGCAGGGGCAGGGCGACGTTCTCCAGGCAGGTCAGTTCCGGGACGAGCTGGCCGAACTGGAAGACGAACCCGAAGTCGCTGCGGCGCAGCGCGCTGCGCTCCGCGTCGGACAGGGCGGACAGTTCACGCCCGTCGTAGGTGATGCTGCCGGAGTCGGGGGTCACGATGCCCGCCAGGCAGTGCAGCAGGGTCGACTTGCCGGATCCGGAGGGGCCCATGACGGCGACGACCTCGCCGGGGTGCACGGAGAAGGAGGCGCCGTCGAGGGCGTGCGTCGGGCCGTAGCTCTTGCGCAGGTCCCGGGCACAGAGCAGGGAGCCGGCCGGGATCACGGGGCTATCACCTCGGCGAGCCGGTCCAGGCGCGCGGCGGTCAGTTCCAGCCAGCGGAGGTCGGCTTCGAGGTGGAAGAGGGCGTGGTCGCAGATCAGCTGGTCGGCGAGGTCGCCCTTGCGCTTGCGGTCGGTCAGGACGCGCATCAGGCGCAGGTGCTCGGAGCGCTGGGCGTCCAGCAGGTCGGCCGCGCTGCGGCCGGTGAGCAGGGCGAGGACGAC is drawn from Streptomyces sp. NBC_00178 and contains these coding sequences:
- a CDS encoding ABC transporter ATP-binding protein produces the protein MIPAGSLLCARDLRKSYGPTHALDGASFSVHPGEVVAVMGPSGSGKSTLLHCLAGIVTPDSGSITYDGRELSALSDAERSALRRSDFGFVFQFGQLVPELTCLENVALPLRLDGTRRKDAERTARQWMEHLEVDDLASQRPGEVSGGQGQRVAVARALVASPKVVFADEPTGALDSLNGERVMRLLTESARTANTAVVIVTHEARVAAYSDRDIVVRDGRCRDAEHAV